Part of the Carassius auratus strain Wakin unplaced genomic scaffold, ASM336829v1 scaf_tig00049942, whole genome shotgun sequence genome is shown below.
ATTTAGGGGTGGCATAAATAGTAATTCCCACTGTATGTGTTGATGTTAGGGCTGAGGTGGCTCTGAGCAGGCATAATGTAATCTGGCTTTGATGCAGCATTGCGTGTTTAACTGGTGCAGCCTTAACTTGGTTGTGTAAAAATGCAATTAGTGATTAAAATCGTTctaccttaaaaataaaatgttgggtaatatattttttttaaatgtgtatttgtatgcgaatgtatgttttttgtttcttaagGCTGTTTCTTCAGTGACTTTACACCGTTTCTCTTCTCGAGTGATCGAGTGTGATAAACTGTCTCGAGCAGCCATCGCTTCAGTTCTGGACACTTTAATGAGCGACAAACCCGAATACTGACTTTAACTCTGCTTTAACTTACCATAGTATGTTTCCATGAGCCTCAGGGAGTCTGTTGAAATTCAACTGACATCATTTTACATTTGAGATCTGAACTGTTTTAAGTGATTAGAGTCTTGATTACGAAGCCTGGTGTTAAACTTCAGATTGTTCTCTTCCTGTAGAACTGTGACTGACTGAGGAGGAGGATGGCGAGGAAGAGCAGTTATAAAGGTGAGCGATCCCCAAATATGAATCGGTTCATATCATCTGTCAGGAGCAGTATCAGTAACGTATCCATACTAATTCTGATGAAAATGTGTTCTGTGTCTGTATGGAAGCTGCTTGTGTTTGTGATGGTTTTTAtgctattaaacattatatatagtgTTGGTGAGGAATTATAAAGGCAGCGCTCTGTGTTTATAACCCACTcagtttaaatgttataattttcaTTGCACTAGCTTTGCTTTACATTGAATTTAGTTTGAACAACTTAATCTGCTTTAGCACTTTTTctgtagttttagtaatttgttttcaAATATGTTTAAGTACATATTCTATTTTGTAACAGCAGACTTTGATTCTGTCGTTAGAAACCTGAGAACACGAAAGTGGCGTTAGCATCGTTCGTGTTAGTTTGAGATCTGGTTCCTGTGTTTTCTCAAGCTGAAGGAGAAAGCGGTCGTGACCAGACCAGACTACCTTTGATGAAAAGTTTCTTTAACGCTTCCAGTGCAGTTGTTTCTGTCCGCAGTCTCTGGTTTTGTTTGGCAAATGAAATCTTTGTGTTTCACTGACTTTGCAAATTGCTGAACTCTGATCGCGGGGTGGAGCTGGAAGCAGCAGAACTCTGTCGACTCTGAGCAGATGTGTCTTCAGAGACCAGATTAAACCGCTCCTCGCTGTGTCTCGTGTGTTTATGGCTGATATTTCTGATGTCTCATCAGTTTCACTGTTCAAGAGCTTGAGAAATGTTGCTCAGAGGGAGATCTGCACACGAAAGCATCAGCATTTCCCGAGACGTGGAGTAAACCCGGAGTAGTGGAAACTAGTAGGGCTTCATGGTTAATTGAACTTTTTAATTCTGATTataattatggatgccacaattatgtaCAGGCTCAAGAGTCCACTTAAATGATTCTGCACTGAAGgtgtttattctttctttctacaggttatttaaagttttcaattattacaatttttatttagtatatgGATAAAGCAAACCAATGTGTATTTGAAacaatactatagaaaagcaataTGTTTTTCGGGAAGAGTGTTTTCAGCTAGTTCAAACAATAATGAAACCATTCAAAACATAATTGAATGTTATTTGTGATcatcgtgattaatcacaattacagTGGAATCAACTAATATGATTGTGGTCATTATTGTGCAGCCGTAGAAAATAGACGCATTCTTTGAATAAAACTCCAGTCAAACTGATGTAGACTCAGACAGCAGCTTCTCAGATTTCTTGAGAATTAACATGAAAACCTGCTGAGAGTCACTGTActagtaaaatttttatttttctagttCTGTAAAGAAGACTGAACCAGCACAGAGTTGGAAAATGAACTTTTAAGCTGTGCTCGGACCGACAGAAGTCACATTTATGTCGGAGTTGTTTTAGTGTTTGATTTCATTCGGTCCAGTGCTGCTACTGAAGAATATCTCCTTTCACAGACAGATCGATGGGCAGGTTTGCTCTAAAAATATATTCTAGAAGGGTCATTAAGGTAATTCTGACTCCCTGAACAATCAGAGATGGAAAGGACAAACATACTggaaaataatggaaaaataaataaaatgtgaagaTAAATCAGATGAAACGTCAGGCGAGGTGCAGCGATGAAAGTTTGAGAGCTTCCTCTGTCTCGGTGCAGTTCTGATTTCTGCAAACATACAATAATAGTTTGATCTTCAGTAACATCACGTGTGATGCTTAACTAGCGGTCTGCATTACTACAAACTGGGAAACAAATCATACAAATCATACAGTGTATTCCTACTGTAATGCTGCTCTAAACAGagtcatgtgtttgtttgtttgtttttgtggaagTATGATTTATATTTGCCTCTGTTCTAGTTTTACTGCTAGTGGGATTGAGAGCTGTTTCTAAAGACTTAATTTAGTGTGCTGGTTTTTCTGGATGTAATAACCGATCCTGAATCGTTCCCCGTTCAGCCCCTCCTGTCTCTCTCTGGCTCTTCTCTTGACCTACATATTTCTGGAGAAAAGCTTTAGCTGAGATCCTCTGCCAGGACTTTGTGTGCTGTTGAAGTCGAGCTGCGTTTCAGAACTGAACACGTGGAAGTCTCTCAGTCTCTCCTCCCTCCTCTTTTTCCAGATGTGTCAGGAGTGGTGTTCGACACGCACTCAAAAATGGTCATGTCTCAAGGAGGATCGTTCGAGAATATGAAGGAAAAGGTACGAATGGTTTTCCTGTTTTTCTTGGGCTCGTTTACGCAGGATGGGACTGGGTTCTTCAGTCTTCAGCTGTGCTCTTGATGTCAGTGTTTTACTCTTGTCTGTGAATCTCGGGCTCGACTCACTCAATGTTTCGGCTCTCGTCAGATAAACGCCGTGCGAGCCGTGGTTCCCAACAAGAGCAATAATGAGATCACTCTGGTGCTGCAGCACTTCGAGAACAGCGTGGATCGAGCGGTGCAGGCGTTTGTGGAAGGtacaaacacttttaaaaacattacgtTTTTCAGTTTAGTGAAACTTAGACATCTTTAGTTTTACTTTAATGAATTAAACCATGAATATAGCCATAGAAGCTggcaaagaaaagagaaaaaacaaacgCACACCCAGTGCCCTCAGGCGGGTCTCGTAGGAGACTGTGTGTCCCGAGTGTGActgtcacctgtgtgtgtgtgtgtgtgtgtgtgtgtgtgttaggcggGGCCGTGGAGATCCTGAAGGAGTGGAATGTCACGGGGAAAAAGAAGGTGAGGGAACGAGCTTTACCAAACATTCagtctaaatgtgtgtgtgtgtgactggagTTGAACGATGACCGTTTAAAGGTTTAACTGCTGCTTGTggtcacactctcactcacagcccaagaagaaaaagaagccaAAGGCACAAACTGACGTTCCCACAGACTCGACTCCTGCCGAATTGGCTCCAGACGCTGAGTGTCAGGAAGCGGTTAATGGTTTCCATGCCAACGGTTCAGCAGCGGCTGATGGTGATTCGCTGGATTCTCTGAGCGAGCAGCTGGACTCCGCCTCTCTGGACGCTGCGGAGCTCGACTTGGAAACGGTTGTCCCTGAGGTTTCGGAGGCCACAGGTGTGTTTGCTGAGAGCAGGTGATGCCTTCAGGTGTTTGAGCGGTGATTAGAGCTATAACTCCGCCCTTCTGTCCTCTGCCGCAGGTGGAGGTGTGGGGTCCACATCAAGCCCCGCCCCTCAGCCCAGTACTGAACCTGGAGCACGACAGAACCATCACAGAACCAGTAACAAGTCTCAAGCCAAGCCTGTGTCCAGCTCCCATCATCCCTCTGCACCGGTTCTGTCCAGCGACACACAGCGAGGTCCTGCCGGCAGAAAGATGGGTAAGAGATTCTGTATCAGTCTGTGTTCGTCTCTCTGTCTGCTTCACACACGATGAAACCAAGGCTGAGTTCTTCCAGCTGATTAAATAAAAGGAAAGTTAAGCTTACGTGACTGTGAGTTTGGGTTAGCGTGATCAGCCTGTTATTCAAGCTACAATttagaaaaatactattttaaagagcaggtcatatgggtttTGAAAAATATCTCTTTTGCAATTTATAATGTAGCCAAtcctttaaatgaaaacaatctgcAAAGTATTTAATCAGAAAAGTGCATGATAAAAGGtgtgttcgacttcatgcagcaCTGCGCAAACCGATCACAATCTGACTTGAGATGTCTCTGCACTGTTGTATTGTCACGTTTATCATGCAACACTGATAAAAACATATATACCCCTACTTTATTAGTCTTTAAATAGTATATATGATTGTTGAACTCTATTCTTGAAAAGATGGCGCTGTATTAAGCAGTATATCAAGTGTTTGTTTCTCATGGAAATGTTTCTGAAACGTCTGTGTGACATGTATTTAATTCACTTCATCTGTgatagtgacgtgacattcagccaagtatggtgacccatactcagaattcgtgctctgcatttaacccatccaaagtgcgcacacacacacacacacacacacccggagctgcggcgcccggggagcagttgggggtttgacgccttactcaagggcacctaagtatACAGTATACAAACACTGTGAGTGTCCCTAACTTGACCATCTGTTTTCAGCTGCTCTCGTTGATCGCCGTCCGTAGCAGTGAAGACACAACTAAATGTTTTCTGACTTGAGAtgcatttaaacctttttttttttgtgtgtactgtaAAAGTGAATGGAAAATGagagcaacatttatttatttttgcttttcacTTAAATATTCCTGAAGTGCTGCAGTGAATTAAGATTGACCGAAATTCTGTGacgcataataaaaaaaatatataagtttttACATCACATTAGATTACATCACATTGTGGTCGTCATCATGAGGCTTTTAAACGCTGGTGGAGGAGGGACACGGAGATGTACATTAGTGAAAAAGGGTGTCCAAACCTCTGACTGGTCCCGGATGTTTAATTCTGTGCTGGAGACCGATGGCTGGAGGTTTTGGGACTCATGCGCTGTTAATAATGCTTGTGTGTTCATGAGACTCTTtgtgaagatctagtgtttgtttACTCAGGGCCTAACGCCGATCGCTCCGTGAAGGACCTCCAGCGATGTGCAGCTTCACTGTCCCGCTATAGAGTCGTGGTGAAAGAAGAGATGGACACATCCATCAAGAGCATGAAGCAGACATTTGCTGAGCTGCAGAgctggtaacacacacacacacacacacacacacacgccgctAGCTCACGTGTGCACATTTGCTCAATCACTCATTCACACACGCTCACGCACACTCCCTTTGTTTATCAAACTTGAGTGATTTGATTGGCTCAAACCTGTGAGAAGTGAATAATCTTTATTCAGCATGAGATGGGTTTGTTGCTAACTGTTCCTGTTCTGTTCAGTCTCATGGATCGAGAGGTGACGCTGCTCGCTGAGATGGACAAAGTCAAAGCAGAAGCCAGTGAGTAGAAGGACAGCACTGCTACACATCTAGAGTCCGTCTGTCGTTCAGATCCTCACCATTCCTTTCCCAGTGACAGTGAAATGTTCATGTCAAAAATAAATGGCACTGGAATGATAAAAGTGCTTATATTACATGAAGTCAACTCCGTTTTGACAAGAATAACTTTTTACTACTATAAGGAGTTAGTGCTGGGCGAATACcgatgtttatttttcttatatgaatttttaaaatactgcaatCCTGGTGTCTTTAATGTTCAGAACGTGATTGAGAGGGGTCTCTTTTCACTGTTGTACTGTGCAGAGGACACTGCTGTATGTTACTAAACTTGAAACTTCTGAAGCTGAAGAACGTGATGACACAGAAGTCGTCCACAATATC
Proteins encoded:
- the LOC113089465 gene encoding spermatogenesis-associated serine-rich protein 2-like, translated to MARKSSYKDVSGVVFDTHSKMVMSQGGSFENMKEKINAVRAVVPNKSNNEITLVLQHFENSVDRAVQAFVEGGAVEILKEWNVTGKKKPKKKKKPKAQTDVPTDSTPAELAPDAECQEAVNGFHANGSAAADGDSLDSLSEQLDSASLDAAELDLETVVPEVSEATGGGVGSTSSPAPQPSTEPGARQNHHRTSNKSQAKPVSSSHHPSAPVLSSDTQRGPAGRKMGPNADRSVKDLQRCAASLSRYRVVVKEEMDTSIKSMKQTFAELQSCLMDREVTLLAEMDKVKAEAMAILDGRQKRAEELRRLADKSASLTEEQLAELRADIKHFVSERKYDEDLGKAVKFSHDLEPLKCSIMSFGSVYHPQTDYSSRSRCSSTSSSVTGSAPAKAPPPSELQHYQASAYTGRPSVPHKQIFQGNRRIIHGYQGNQRNNGNSHPVPNPGRSSYRYQGERGHQIDLNSQPTNSMRGSSHSSGYCSDRPAHNGLPQRQPRTHCP